A single window of Salvia splendens isolate huo1 chromosome 8, SspV2, whole genome shotgun sequence DNA harbors:
- the LOC121745056 gene encoding protein ROH1-like isoform X2, with product MSHGSNIKYLELFQRQVFALFHDLSVVSADELLSVSWIHKLLDAITMCQEDFSTLLSDNKALLSKPPADRLATEYFERTIKAMDIFNATRDGVETVRVWQKHLEIVVCALDAKQRMVGESQFRRARKALMDLALLMLDDKDTGSVFSHRNRSFGRKGKEHHRRSSSGHSRSLSWSVSHSWSASKQLQSIANNLVPPKTNEIAATNGLAMLIFAMSFILMFVLWILVAAIPCQDRGVQIHFTIPRQLSWTTPLFLLHSRIMDESKKRERRNTCGLLKEIYQIEKSVHQLTDLVDAAQFPLSDELKEEVKENVTELSLACEACKTGLEPLQLKLRETFRKVMACRAEGLDFLGKATEP from the coding sequence ATGAGCCATGGTTCGAATATCAAGTACCTGGAGTTGTTCCAACGACAAGTGTTCGCCCTTTTCCATGATCTCTCAGTGGTTAGCGCGGACGAGCTCCTCTCCGTTTCTTGGATACACAAACTGTTGGACGCGATCACTATGTGCCAGGAGGATTTCAGCACCTTACTATCCGATAACAAAGCATTGCTCTCGAAGCCACCAGCAGACAGGCTTGCCACTGAGTATTTCGAGAGAACCATCAAGGCAATGGATATCTTCAATGCAACCCGTGATGGTGTTGAGACTGTTCGTGTCTGGCAGAAGCATTTGGAGATTGTGGTGTGTGCTCTTGACGCAAAGCAGAGAATGGTTGGTGAGAGCCAGTTTCGTCGTGCAAGAAAAGCCTTGATGGATTTGGCATTACTGATGTTGGATGACAAAGATACCGGCTCTGTATTTTCACACAGGAACCGCTCTTTTGGGCGTAAGGGCAAGGAACACCACCGCAGGAGCTCATCAGGGCACTCACGGTCACTTTCTTGGAGCGTATCACATTCTTGGTCCGCCTCTAAGCAGCTCCAGTCCATTGCCAACAACTTGGTTCCTCCAAAAACGAACGAAATAGCAGCGACCAATGGCTTGGCGATGCTCATCTTTGCAATGAGCTTTATTCTGATGTTTGTGTTATGGATTCTCGTTGCTGCAATCCCTTGTCAGGACCGAGGCGTGCAGATCCACTTTACAATCCCTCGTCAGCTCTCGTGGACCACGCCTCTGTTCTTGCTCCACAGCCGAATCATGGACGAGTCCAAGAAGAGAGAGCGACGCAACACTTGTGGATTGTTGAAGGAGATATATCAAATCGAGAAGAGCGTGCATCAGCTGACAGACTTGGTGGATGCCGCTCAGTTCCCACTGTCGGACGAGCTGAAGGAAGAAGTTAAAGAGAACGTCACTGAGCTGTCTTTAGCATGTGAGGCTTGTAAGACGGGGCTTGAGCCACTGCAGCTCAAGTTACGTGAGACGTTCAGGAAAGTCATGGCTTGCCGCGCAGAGGGCCTCGACTTCCTTGGCAAGGCTACAGAGCCTTAA
- the LOC121745056 gene encoding protein ROH1-like isoform X1, with amino-acid sequence MPPPNNHGSHIPFASFRRSILTVRSDQVHSEMSHGSNIKYLELFQRQVFALFHDLSVVSADELLSVSWIHKLLDAITMCQEDFSTLLSDNKALLSKPPADRLATEYFERTIKAMDIFNATRDGVETVRVWQKHLEIVVCALDAKQRMVGESQFRRARKALMDLALLMLDDKDTGSVFSHRNRSFGRKGKEHHRRSSSGHSRSLSWSVSHSWSASKQLQSIANNLVPPKTNEIAATNGLAMLIFAMSFILMFVLWILVAAIPCQDRGVQIHFTIPRQLSWTTPLFLLHSRIMDESKKRERRNTCGLLKEIYQIEKSVHQLTDLVDAAQFPLSDELKEEVKENVTELSLACEACKTGLEPLQLKLRETFRKVMACRAEGLDFLGKATEP; translated from the coding sequence ATGCCTCCTCCAAATAATCATGGATCCCATATCCCTTTTGCATCTTTTCGTCGCTCTATATTGACTGTAAGAAGTGATCAGGTTCATTCAGAAATGAGCCATGGTTCGAATATCAAGTACCTGGAGTTGTTCCAACGACAAGTGTTCGCCCTTTTCCATGATCTCTCAGTGGTTAGCGCGGACGAGCTCCTCTCCGTTTCTTGGATACACAAACTGTTGGACGCGATCACTATGTGCCAGGAGGATTTCAGCACCTTACTATCCGATAACAAAGCATTGCTCTCGAAGCCACCAGCAGACAGGCTTGCCACTGAGTATTTCGAGAGAACCATCAAGGCAATGGATATCTTCAATGCAACCCGTGATGGTGTTGAGACTGTTCGTGTCTGGCAGAAGCATTTGGAGATTGTGGTGTGTGCTCTTGACGCAAAGCAGAGAATGGTTGGTGAGAGCCAGTTTCGTCGTGCAAGAAAAGCCTTGATGGATTTGGCATTACTGATGTTGGATGACAAAGATACCGGCTCTGTATTTTCACACAGGAACCGCTCTTTTGGGCGTAAGGGCAAGGAACACCACCGCAGGAGCTCATCAGGGCACTCACGGTCACTTTCTTGGAGCGTATCACATTCTTGGTCCGCCTCTAAGCAGCTCCAGTCCATTGCCAACAACTTGGTTCCTCCAAAAACGAACGAAATAGCAGCGACCAATGGCTTGGCGATGCTCATCTTTGCAATGAGCTTTATTCTGATGTTTGTGTTATGGATTCTCGTTGCTGCAATCCCTTGTCAGGACCGAGGCGTGCAGATCCACTTTACAATCCCTCGTCAGCTCTCGTGGACCACGCCTCTGTTCTTGCTCCACAGCCGAATCATGGACGAGTCCAAGAAGAGAGAGCGACGCAACACTTGTGGATTGTTGAAGGAGATATATCAAATCGAGAAGAGCGTGCATCAGCTGACAGACTTGGTGGATGCCGCTCAGTTCCCACTGTCGGACGAGCTGAAGGAAGAAGTTAAAGAGAACGTCACTGAGCTGTCTTTAGCATGTGAGGCTTGTAAGACGGGGCTTGAGCCACTGCAGCTCAAGTTACGTGAGACGTTCAGGAAAGTCATGGCTTGCCGCGCAGAGGGCCTCGACTTCCTTGGCAAGGCTACAGAGCCTTAA
- the LOC121743276 gene encoding tubby-like F-box protein 8, with protein sequence MSFRSIARDLRESFGSLSRRSFDVRFPGHIRGKSHGSFNDLSDQPLVIQNSRWANLPPELLYDVIRRLEESESTWPTRKHVVACAAVCSSWRSMCKEIVKNPELCGKITFPVSLKQPGSRDGTIKCFIKRDKSNLTYHLFLGLSPALLVENGKFLLSAKRTRRTTCTEYVISMDADNISRSSNTYIGKVRSNFLGTKFLIYDTQPCSHVPPPGRSSRRFYSKKVSPKVPTGSYSIAQITYELNVLGTRGPRKMNCIMHSIPVASLEPGGVVPGQPELLPRSLEDSFRSISLSKSLDHSTEFSSSRFSETARLSTEDDDSSKTRPLVLTNKAPRWHEQLQCWCLNFRGRVTVASVKNFQLITSTQPPGAGTTALDHDKVILQFGKVGKDLFTMDYRYPLSAFQAFAICLSSFDTKLACE encoded by the exons ATGTCTTTCCGGAGTATAGCTCGGGATTTgagggagagttttggcagccTATCGCGGCGGAGTTTTGATGTGAGGTTTCCTGGACATATTAGGGGGAAATCTCATGGTTCGTTTAATGACTTGAGTGACCAGCCTTTGGTGATCCAGAACAGTAGGTGGGCTAATCTGCCGCCTGAGCTACTTTACGATGTGATTAGGAGGTTGGAGGAGAGCGAGAGCACGTGGCCCACCCGGAAACATGTCGTTGCGTGTGCAGCTGTTTGCAGCTCCTGGAGGAGCATGTGCAAGGAAATAGTTAAAAATCCGGAACTTTGTGGGAAGATTACTTTTCCGGTTTCTCTTAAGCAG CCTGGCTCTCGTGATGGAACTATTAAGTGCTTCATTAAGCGAGACAAATCTAATTTAACGTACCATCTGTTTTTGGGCCTAAGTCCAG CTTTGCTAGTTGAAAATGGGAAGTTTCTTCTCTCTGCTAAAAGAACTCGAAGAACAACTTGTACAGAATACGTCATCTCTATGGATGCAGATAACATCTCCAGATCAAGTAACACATACATCGGTAAAGTAAG ATCGAATTTTCTCGGTACGAAGTTTTTGATATACGACACACAGCCATGTTCACATGTCCCGCCACCGGGGAGGTCAAGCCGCCGGTTCTACTCCAAGAAAGTATCTCCGAAAGTACCGACGGGAAGTTACAGCATAGCTCAAATCACATACGAGCTGAACGTGCTCGGGACGCGCGGTCCGAGAAAAATGAACTGCATTATGCACTCAATCCCCGTCGCATCCCTCGAACCCGGCGGTGTAGTTCCCGGGCAGCCGGAACTCCTCCCGAGATCCCTAGAAGACTCATTCCGGAGCATCTCGTTGTCGAAGTCTCTGGACCACTCCACCGAGTTCAGCAGCTCGAGATTCTCCGAAACGGCCCGGCTGTCGACCGAGGACGACGACAGCAGCAAAACGCGGCCTCTGGTTCTGACGAACAAGGCCCCGCGGTGGCACGAGCAGCTGCAGTGCTGGTGCCTCAACTTCCGGGGACGGGTGACGGTCGCGTCGGTGAAGAATTTCCAGCTGATCACGTCGACTCAGCCACCGGGTGCTGGCACGACAGCGTTGGACCACGACAAGGTCATTCTGCAGTTTGGTAAGGTTGGGAAGGACTTGTTCACCATGGATTATAGGTATCCATTGTCTGCATTTCAGGCATTTGCAATCTGTTTGAGCAGCTTTGACACCAAACTGGCTTGTGAATAG
- the LOC121744653 gene encoding WAT1-related protein At1g09380-like: MGKIYKFLDALRPMLMMVTVQIALAGVNILYKLVSNTGMSLPILIAYRFLFASATVAPLALILERNTRPKLTWKILGQAFACGLFGGTLNQNLYAASLVATSPTFISAISNLNPAFTLILAVIFRMEALGLKTWTGKAKVIGTFVSIGGAMLLTFYKGVEFNFLSTKIDFLHRWGQVAGTKQKSTNNVLGLVLGLGSCLSWSISLIFQTQMSKSYPCHYSSTVLISIMGSIQGIVYALCIERDMSMWKLGWNITLFTAAYMGIVASGLMWVFIMSCVRMRGPLYVSIFNPLLLVLVAIAGCLFLQEKLYLGSVLGAVVIVIGLYLVLWGKDKELKKAIRLVASKRSTNPAIEESGRKSFGGLSNCSNVIVVAPTVVPESGRATVFVLDEGQEEDLEAKVSNTKIKT; this comes from the exons ATGGGGAAGATCTACAAATTCTTAGATGCATTGAGGCCGATGCTGATGATGGTGACGGTGCAGATCGCTCTCGCCGGGGTTAATATCCTCTACAAGTTGGTGTCGAACACCGGCATGAGCTTGCCCATTTTGATCGCCTACCGCTTCCTTTTTGCTAGCGCTACAGTTGCCCCTCTCGCCCTCATCCTCGAAAG GAACACCAGACCGAAATTGACTTGGAAGATTCTCGGTCAAGCATTTGCTTGTGGTCTGTTTGG GGGAACCTTGAATCAAAATTTATACGCTGCGAGCTTAGTGGCGACCTCCCCAACATTTATCTCGGCTATATCCAATCTTAATCCCGCATTTACCCTTATCCTCGCTGTAATTTTTCG GATGGAAGCACTGGGATTAAAGACATGGACTGGTAAAGCAAAGGTGATTGGAACATTTGTGAGCATAGGAGGGGCAATGCTTTTGACTTTCTACAAGGGGGTTGAATTCAACTTCTTGTCAACGAAGATTGACTTCCTCCACCGGTGGGGACAAGTGGCAGGGACCAAACAAAAGTCCACCAACAATGTTTTGGGACTTGTGTTGGGGCTTGGTAGCTGCTTATCTTGGTCAATCTCATTGATTTTTCAG ACTCAGATGTCAAAGTCATATCCATGTCACTATTCTAGCACTGTATTGATCTCAATCATGGGGTCTATTCAAGGAATTGTTTATGCTCTTTGTATCGAAAGAGATATGAGCATGTGGAAACTGGGGTGGAACATCACACTTTTTACAGCCGCTTACATG GGCATTGTTGCATCAGGGTTAATGTGGGTGTTTATCATGTCGTGTGTGAGGATGAGAGGGCCGCTTTACGTGTCGATTTTCAATCCTTTGCTTCTCGTGCTCGTTGCCATCGCAGGATGCTTGTTCCTACAGGAAAAGTTGTATTTGGGAAG TGTGCTAGGGGCTGTGGTGATAGTAATTGGATTGTACTTAGTATTGTGGGGCAAAGACAAAGAATTGAAAAAAGCGATCCGTTTGGTGGCATCAAAGAGGTCCACAAATCCCGCCATCGAAGAAAGTGGAAGAAAAAGTTTTGGAGGATTAAGTAATTGTAGCAATGTTATTGTAGTTGCTCCAACGGTTGTCCCAGAATCGGGGCGTGCAACTGTCTTTGTCTTGGATGAGGGTCAAGAAGAAGATTTAGAGGCTAAGGTTTCTAACACAAAAATCAAGACTTAA
- the LOC121744654 gene encoding WAT1-related protein At1g68170-like, producing the protein MGNLYKMLDGLKPLIMMVTVQIALAGVNILYKLVANTGMSLPILIAYRFLFASATIAPLALILERKTRPKLTWKILYQAFACGLFGGTLNQNLYAASLVVTSPTFIAAISNLIPGVTLVLGVIFRMEALGLKTWPGKAKVAGTFFSIGGAMLLTFYKGVELDFLSTKINFLHQRGDVAPTKQKAQNNVLGLVLGLGSCLSMSTGLIVQTKMSRTYPCHYSSTTLISIMGSIQGIIYALCIERDMSMWKLGWNIKLLTAAYMGVFASGIMCVLMMLCMRMRGPLYVSIFNPLLLVLVAIAGCLFLQEKLHLGSVLGVVVIVIGLYLVLWGKDRELKKANRLMGSKRSTNPAIEESGRESLRGLSNCSNVIVIAPKFAPESGGFVLNDCQEEDLEAKVSSTNIKT; encoded by the exons ATGGGGAATCTCTACAAGATGTTAGATGGATTGAAGCCGCTGATAATGATGGTGACGGTGCAGATCGCTCTCGCCGGGGTTAATATCCTCTACAAGTTGGTGGCGAACACCGGCATGAGCTTGCCCATTTTGATCGCCTACCGCTTCCTCTTTGCTAGCGCCACGATTGCCCCTCTCGCCCTCATCCTCGAAAG GAAAACCAGACCGAAATTGACTTGGAAGATTCTGTATCAAGCATTTGCTTGTGGTTTGTTTGG GGGAACCTTGAACCAAAACTTATATGCTGCGAGCTTAGTGGTGACCTCCCCAACATTTATCGCAGCTATATCCAATCTTATTCCTGGAGTTACCCTTGTCCTTGGTGTCATTTTTCG gaTGGAGGCATTGGGATTAAAGACATGGCCTGGTAAAGCAAAGGTGGCTGGAACATTTTTTAGCATAGGAGGGGCAATGCTTTTGACTTTCTACAAGGGGGTTGAATTAGATTTCCTGTCAACGAAGATTAACTTCCTCCACCAGAGGGGAGACGTGGCACCAACCAAACAAAAGGCCCAGAACAATGTTTTGGGCCTTGTGTTGGGGCTTGGTTCCTGCTTATCTATGTCGACCGGATTGATTGTCCAG ACTAAGATGTCACGAACATATCCATGCCACTATTCTAGCACTACATTGATCTCAATCATGGGGTCCATTCAAGGTATTATTTATGCTCTTTGTATCGAAAGAGATATGAGCATGTGGAAACTGGGGTGGAACATCAAACTTCTAACAGCTGCTTACATG GGTGTTTTTGCATCAGGGATAATGTGTGTGTTGATGATGCTGTGTATGAGGATGAGAGGACCTCTTTACGTGTCGATTTTCAACCCTTTGCTACTCGTGCTCGTCGCCATTGCAGGATGCTTGTTTCTACAGGAAAAGTTGCATTTGGGAAG TGTGCTAGGGGTCGTGGTAATAGTAATTGGATTGTACTTAGTATTGTGGGGCAAAGACAGAGAATTGAAAAAAGCGAACCGTTTGATGGGATCAAAGAGATCCACAAATCCCGCCATCGAAGAAAGTGGAAGAGAAAGTTTAAGAGGATTAAGTAATTGTAGCAATGTTATTGTCATTGCTCCAAAGTTTGCCCCAGAATCGGGGGGCTTTGTCTTGAATGATTGTCAAGAAGAAGATTTAGAGGCTAAGGTTTCTAGCACAAACATCAAGACATAA